gAACTATAAAACTGAGCTCTAAACCTTGCAAATATCTCTGATGACCTACTTCATCCTCAACCCAACTTCATTCAGAAAAGTTGGCTAAAGGTGACTagatgccttttttcttttccttttctgctcagACCCTAAAATTCTACTGCTCCTCACTCCTCTGGGGACTACAATTTTCCAAGGAGAGAATGTTACTCATGTGCAGGGCATTCCACACTCCAGCACAGGGAAAATATTCTACTACTattctagaattattttttttaagtttcagggAAAGCAGCCAATAGGAAGCACTGTAGATATTAAACCACAAATAACCTCTCAGTGATCTAGAACACTTGGTATTTTAATGTGGTGAATTAAAAAGACACAGCAGCACTggctatttatatatttgtttattcaaccCTCAAAGTTGCTGCTATTTgggaaattttaagaattttcctAAGAAAAGCCCCTTTCTTTCTTTACCATAAAGAGATGACGTGAAAGCAGAATACAACTATAACCATGTTTAATTCATCCAGAAATAAAAGACCCCAAGACCAATAAAGGATATATCCCTGAGGTTTAAGATATGgattaaattttctctttataaacatGGCTGCTAAAGAAGTTTCCGAGCACAGACTGTGTAGATGTGTGGTTCCAGAACATTTCCAGGGAAGTATTGTGCATGGAGAGAATCAGTAAAGAAGGCATTGAGTTTCTATAAGTCTTTATCAGATTGACTGATCCTCCAGGTTGCATATTCTGTCTTTGAAAGAGATAGTCAGAGATGTTAGGGCAAAAGCAATAGAATAAAATAACCAGTGTGGCTTACAACAAGGATGAATGAGATATATTCACTTTTCCTAAACCTTCAAGCTCCATCTTCTCTAATGCCAACTATAGTAACAGTTGTCAATATTCTTGCACTAACTCCAAAAATGATGTTCTTAGTTCATGGATAGAAACTTCAGTGAGTAAGAATCAAGTCAAAGTAAGTATTGATTTGTGGTGAGCAGTGATGTTACAGGGGCAGGATGTGTTGGGAATGAGCAGCTGGCAAAGGAAAGTCCATGGTTCACGTGTGGTTGGTGATGTGAGTGTTGTCTATGTGTCCAGTTGGCTGGTTATCAATCTTGTTTAAAAAGCTGAGAATACAAAGTGACTCCTACCAGGAACTCTAAACCTTATTGCcctgaaatatttgtttaattcttcTCTCTAGTGCTGCTTTTGACAGCCAGCCCTTCTTGGCCCATAGAGGGTAACTCAATGACCCTGACTTGTAAGACCCAATACCCTCCAGAGAAGTTAGGTGTCCAGCTCCAGTTCTGCTTCTTCAAAGATGGCTATATCCTGGGGCTGAGCTGGAACAACTCTACGGAGCTCCAGATCACTGCTGTGAGGAGGGAAGATTCAGGGTCCTACTGGTGTGAAGCACAGACAGCTGGAACTAAAGTAATAAGGAGCAAGAGTATCCAGATACACGTGCAGAGTGAGTGCCAGTGGGGCCCTTTGCTGGGGTGGGCTTAAGGAGGGCATAAGCCTGTGCTTTCCTGACTCGTGCAGTCAGGAAAGTTCTGCTCCTGCAGAAATAGGTGTTCCACTTGAACTTGCCTCTATCAGAGTTCTTAAGAAATCTTCCCTCATCCTTGTTATTCCCATTCAAACAAGCagaataatatttagaaaaccCTTACGGCATGTCTTCACTCTCCTGGTGAgtgtggggaaaatatttgcataatacATATCCCTGATTACAAGTAGCTGATGCTCAATCAACACTTTAAATAACTAAGGTGAAATATATGGTGgtgttgtgtatatatatggttAACTAGACAAAAAtgcaaagaagagagaaatataaCTGAGGTGGTAAAAGAAGGCTTTCTGAAATAGGCTATTGGAAAAGGCCTATGAAAGAAAGGTTTGGATCtggtttttaaagataataaagggGGCATTTTGTGATTCTAAACCATGATATTTGAACTCAGGATTGATGATTCTGATATCCTCTTTCATTCTCGGACAAAGATGTATCCATTGTGCCATAAAGCAAATTTTCTCCAGAAACCTGTGCTTTCCCAGGTTTGCTCAAAACTCAACATTAGCGAAGGTGGAACACACACGCAAAACCTAGAAAGCAAGCCCTGTTCTAGTACCATGTTGGAATATCTCTCAAACCCAGGAAGTTTGATTTGCAACCTGGAATTTTAATAACTATGCTTTTGTGTCTTGTAAAAGGAGTGTTTGAGATATCAGGGTTTTGGGAAAGTCCATTGTCATAGGGAGGGAGGCAATGCTGCACCCTCCATGGTAATGTTATGGTGCCTTTCTTATCCTGCCACTATCAAACCAAATAATGCCAATTCTTAGTCAGCAGAAACATCAGCCCCTTCCCCCACATTTCGCTATTAACCTACATAAATTATTGACTTTATCCAAGACCTTTTCTTTCTGGATGGCCACAACTACTCTCTGTCCTTAGAACTCTTCCTACTCACAGCTCTCATATGTCATTTTGTGTTTGTGCAGGAATCCCTGTCTATAATGTGAGCTTGGAGACACAGCCTCCAGGGGGATACGTGACGGAGGGAGAAAAGCTGGTTCTTGTCTGCTTGGTCCCTGAGGGAACAGGAGACATCACTTTCCTCTGGTACAAAGGGGCTCTGGGTTTAAACCTGGAATCGAAGACACAGCGCTCACTAACAGCAAAGTTTGAGATTCCTATGGTGAGGGAAAGTGATGCTGAGAAATATTACTGTGCAGCTGACAATGGCTATGGTCCCAGTCTGAGTGGGCTAGTGAGCATCACTGTCAGAAGTAAGTTCCACTAACCTTCAGTTCAATTATTAGGTCACAAATTGGGCTCCATGTTCCCTTTTGGCATCCTGACAAAATTGAATGAGGCTCAGCCCCTGTGGGAAGAGATTATGAATTTGTTATATTATCAGAGACCCTCTCAGACATTGCATTATCTCTGTCAGTTCCAGTGTCTCGCCCTGTTCTCACCCTCAGGGCTTCTGGGGCCCAGAAGGTGGTGGGGGATATAATAGAACTTCACTGTGAAGCATGGAGAGGATCTCCCCCAATCTTGTACCAGTTTTATCATGAGAATGTCACCATGGGGAACAGCACAGCCCCCTTTGGAGGAGGAGCATCCTTCAACTTCTCTCTGACTGCAGAACATTTTGGAAACTATTTCTGTGAGGCCAACAATGGCCTGGGGACCCAATGCAGTGAAGTGGTGACACTCAACATCACAGGTACGGAACAGCCTTAGTCAATGTCTTTTTTTCCACAGCCTGGGAGAGTTTTGCTGACTTCATAGTGCTTCTGCTGCTGCATAACCAAGGATTGGGTTTTAGTGGGTGGCACTGTCCTAGGAGATGTATCTGAGGGGGATGGAGGATATAATAACCAAGTGCATCTCTTCTTTTATCATTTGTGAAAGGCTGCAGGACTTTGGATAAAGAAGTTTTGCTACCCACTCTCACTGCAAAGAGCAGACCTTGGCCACAATGCATATTCAAGGTGTCTGCTCTCTAAATCAAAGCCCTTCTCATTGGCAGCTCATGCACACGTTTCTCTCCTCAGTGTctacaaagaacagaaaaaacatTACTTCAGTAATCTTTCAGGGGTTGCCTGGAATCCTTGTTCTCACTGCCATGGtcctattatttttctgttggctCAAGATAAAAATAGGTTAGTATATATAGAGATTGTTATGTTGTTACTGTGACCTTTGTTTTCAATGACAATGGCTAAGTTTGTGATGCATATACTATaaggataatgggagaaagaagggggagggtcatcaaggaacaggGACTAACCCAAAGGGGGCTATGattgggagtggggggtgggggtgggtagggcagaggaaagtagtgacaggaaaatggagacaactgcacttgaacaacaataaaagaaaaaagagagaaagtgaatATATTCTGTTAATTACAATGCCTACAGATTTGCTTACAAGACTTAGCATGCGAATGACACATATTAAAGTAATGCAATGTTGTTAGTAATCTTTTCTATCCCCTTTGTGTTCTCAGTTAAGGTTCAGCTGATATCTAGTGCccctgtgatttattttttatataaaaatgtaattatttaaataattaatcagCTACTGGAAGAGAAATACAGTGAGCAGTTCAAGCAATACTGACCATCTCATAGCTAAAGTCAATGCATCAATTCCTATTCACCTTAGAATACAGTCACATGATTCCCCCACTCTGAAATGCTTGTCTATGCATCCATACATTCTACTCATTGCTGTatcttttccactttttggcCTAAATGTCATTCTTTTCCAACAGGGTTTACTTGGCCACACAGCCTataattctttttcattgttcttcaTCAAAGCACCAAGTTATTTAGTTTCACATTTTATAACAGCTGgtaattagatatttatttttatgtttaatcttggttTCTTGTTATCCATTAATCAAGTTGGAGATGGGGCAAGAGAAGATAATGTGAGATTCTTATttaaatcatgtgatttttctgcatctttgtGCACCTCACCCCATCTATGATGTGGTTGAGTCAGTGTTTGTTTCTGAGGAGTATTGTCATGATAGGATTAGGTGGTGTGACtgtaaaaccagaaacaaaaaatatagcaGGTATAAGGTTCAGAAGCTTGAGCCCAAGTCTTAACTTTGATATTTACTGTCATTTGGaagcttatttaatttttctagacCTGAgtgtcttcatctgcaaaataaagaaTTTGCTTGAATGACTGCCAGTATGTCCTTTGGGCATACAGTGATACCTTGTGACAGGCACACTGGCATGAAAAACACTCCTTGCACAAGAGCTACATAAAAACACTAAGAAAGAGTTCTTCCATTGACATGTGTGCTCATTTGTTTGATTTGCAGGAAAAAATTCAGCCAGGGATCCATGCAGGTGAGGCTTCTGCTTTCTCTGTTTGCACTGATAGTgtagaaaatagatttaaataacTAATTGTCCCCTCTCAAGagcttttttcctatttttgttatATCCAAAACATTCACTCCATAGTTCTCTCATTGATAACTGAATATTCAGttgctattcctcttcttttATATGTTGACTAATTAATTCAAATCCTTTCATCATTCTTCCTAACTTACTCTTTCACTAAATTTGAATAAGAAAAGTATGTTACTTTGAcccattttatgcatttattcaatCAATTAACCAATATCTGAAGGTCTGTAAGTCATTCTATTGAGTGCTGAAAGGCacgaaaatacataaaaatctgaaGTGGTGAAGTATTGTAGAATAGTTAAGGTATATACACACTTCTGTAACACAAGCTAGAGAGTAATAAACAtactaacatttttattataatttttagaagttttagaagaggaaaagccTTTTGAATACTTCAATCTGGAGATATCAatgtttatttgatatatttttatagtgtGTTCTTGTTTATGTCAACAAAAATGTTGTTCTGCTTAGCAATCTGTTTTCCATCTTTAGTTAATCagtatttcttcatttaatatgTACTGAGCACCTATAAAATGAATGTCACTGTTTCAGGTGTGGGCAACACCACAGTGAGCCAGTCAGATAAGGACCTTTCATTCATGGAATATATACCCTAGTGGTACTCTGGGCATATTCAGCTCTTATTCAGCCCATGTATAGGTCTAGGGCTTATACCATACAACTATATTGATTGCTGATTTTCTCAGAAATTACTATTCTACAATATTAGGATTTTTCTAGCAGGTTTCTCTCATTCAGTGTCTTAGTCATAATCCCAGATAATAATCTGAGACATCTAAAATGCTATACCAGATGGATAatatgtgtttctgtgttttcagGAGCCTTTCCAGCCCTGAACCCCAAGGATCCCCATATGTCAACTCAACTGCCACAGAGCAACTACAGCCTATATATGAAAATGGTGAGGTTTCCCAAATGACCTGGACAAAAGTAGATAGAGTGACTTGGGAAAGAGAGAACTGGGTGATGTCTAATAGTCAAACCTGACCCTGCTGTGCTCCAGCCTCCTCTTCAAATAGATGAATCCCTTTTCTTCATGGCTGTGATAAGTGGTATGTATGAGCATGTTAAATTTCAAGAAGAAGGGATTGTGTCATGATGCCTCCCTGTTTCTCTTTCAGTAAATGTTGTAAGTGGAGATGAGGTTTATTCTTTGGTGTACTATATGCAACAAGAACAGCAATTAACAGCAGGTAAGACTTGAGGAAGTGAATTTGTCTCTCACTTTTGTCTTTCCTGGATCCAAGAAGTGGTTATGTACAGCAGTGTTGTCCCTGGTTGCTGCTTCTAACTTTGGAGTTAACTGTTGTGCCTATATGAAGACTGGACTTTGTTCTGGAACCTGCCTCAAGTAGAGCCCATTGCTAATGCTAACTTGGCCTGACTGTGGAATGTATATCTTACATTGTAGTCAGGCTTCCACCTGTCCTCTTTGAGTAACCCTATGTACTCCCTACAACACCCCAACACAACTGCCTAGTTGTTACTGTTATCCTACCTAGTATATGGTGGGCCCACACATGCTGAAAGGTATAAATGGTAGGATGAACTTACCATTCTACCTCCAGCATGCTAATTTTTCTCTGCATAATAAGGGAATTGTGTATGTGATaggcagaaaagacaaaaatattactGGGAATAAGTCAATAGGAAATAGGAGAGGAAAAAACCTTTATTATCACTGATTTACTGAAAGATGGTAAGTGTAAGCAGAATATCATAGTAtgtacctttttctccacagTAGAATCCCTGAAGATACATACTGAGGGGAAGGTGAGTTAGAATCCCTATTGTTCTGACACCcatgctccttctttcttctgggGCCTGGTtctcatacttttaaaattatggccactatgaaaaaaacaaaagatccCATGGCCTATCTTCCTTATCTTCTCATACAGTAGGggtaaaaacatttaattataccAGCAAAGTGTCACTGTAGGAGAAAATTTGGGATGCTTACATATACATATCTTTTAGCCATGAACATATGAATGATTGGGATTAAACTGTAATATATACCTGgtataaaaattctatttagaaGTCTTTACAGTTAAATACTCTTGAGccatacatacataaatttatGCTGTAAGATTAACCAAGCAATAGAAATCCAAATGGATAAGCTAAACAATGATTTTTGTCATTAAAATCAGTAATTTACAAACTTTGAATAGTTCATGACATCACTGAtgatacaaaaatgtttttataaaataaaggaattctAATTCTGCATGTGTGCAAGGACATAGGTGCTTTGTAATTTTGTCTAGTGTAGTGTGACAGTCAAATGTCTCTGTACCGTGTTCAAGTCCTTGATAAACTCCAGTCCAGTGTGATGCTAAATTAAGTGTATGAATACAcaattctgacatttttttaaatgatagccaaTGGAATTGCCAATGGCCCATAAGAATGAGAAAAGACTTTGCATGTTTGCATTAGTTTGCAGCTCATTAGCAGCACCTTTGTAGCCCCCCAGTAAAGTGCAGACTCTCTGAAAATGCCTGCTTAGGGCCAAAGACTTTCAAGAACTTCTAATTCATATGCTGCATGGCACACCATGATAAGATCATTTATGCTGATCAGGAAGTAAAACTGGTGAGAGGCATGTTCTACTCATCTTCCCTGCTCTGGCCCTATCCCTGTGCCTTTGCTTCTAGGACTCTTCAGTCATTTATTCTGGACTGAATAAAGCAAGACTTATAGATGTAAACTATGAAGATGCTATGTAAAGTTATGGAAGACTCTGCTCTTTGAAACCATTTATGAACTGTGCCTCAGAACTAGTATGTTCTTGAAAGATCCTGGAGAATAAGCTTTCCAGTAAATTCATGCAGGTGCTTCCCTCCTCAAGACTATTTCTACATCTACTTTAAAATGAAGTTGACTTAATTCCTGAAGAGACCATCCAGGAGAATCAACATGAATGTGGGAGTGGAAAGGACTCTGTTACCAGAACCTGATTCTTAGTGGTTCTTTTAGGCATAGGTCAAATTGTTCTTTAACATCTTTTTCTAAGGTGaacaggacaggaaaaaaagaacttaggATCTTGGTGTAGAGGGACAGTGAATAAAACCCTTTTGTTTAGAGTGAAAGAAACCCTCAAGTTTATAGTGCACAAAACCTAACATTAGTGATTTCATGGGACTGTTACATATAGAGAGctgtatgtatataattttgtccaagtgctttttctgctCAGACAGTACTGATCTCCAGCCCTACAACTTACATTAATTATCCTGTTTctccataaaatatattatttgtaacATTTGGAGTCACAGCTACCAAATTAGAATTAAAACAAAGTTATAACcatggctagtgtagctcagttgtttgaagcattgtcccatacactgaaagttTGTAGGTTCAATCTACAGTCAGTTCACATACCCTGGTTGCAGGTTGGTCCCTGTGGGGTGtattcaggaggcaaccaattaatgtttctcttacattgatgtctctctctctcttcttcatttccttgggtcagaattaaaaaaaaaaaacagtttcataAGGCATTATTGGAATtatactcaattttattttttatgcaccAGCCAATCtagatttataaagaaataatatttgtgtTACCACAGCCAATGTTCTGCATTTGTTGCAGCCTCTAGAAGCTTTATGAAtgaaatttccctttttatttacaaGTGCTTTGAAAACTTGATAATATGATTTGAAGTTTCTATTTGAAATTAATCAATTGCTAATTCTTATAAGTTAAAGCGATTtgaagcataaaatataaaagttaaagtCTTCCCTTATAATCTAACATCAGAAGTGATATATACAGTTCAAAATTAAGCATTGttaaactgacaataaccagaggggaggtgggaggagataatggggggaaaggggtaagggttttcaggaacctgtataaaggacacatggacaaaaccaaaagggggtgggatcaagggtgggaagtgggtatGGTTGGG
This portion of the Phyllostomus discolor isolate MPI-MPIP mPhyDis1 chromosome 14, mPhyDis1.pri.v3, whole genome shotgun sequence genome encodes:
- the FCRL1 gene encoding Fc receptor-like protein 1, with the protein product MLLKLLLLICVPLCKPTVLLLTASPSWPIEGNSMTLTCKTQYPPEKLGVQLQFCFFKDGYILGLSWNNSTELQITAVRREDSGSYWCEAQTAGTKVIRSKSIQIHVQRIPVYNVSLETQPPGGYVTEGEKLVLVCLVPEGTGDITFLWYKGALGLNLESKTQRSLTAKFEIPMVRESDAEKYYCAADNGYGPSLSGLVSITVRIPVSRPVLTLRASGAQKVVGDIIELHCEAWRGSPPILYQFYHENVTMGNSTAPFGGGASFNFSLTAEHFGNYFCEANNGLGTQCSEVVTLNITGKNSARDPCRSLSSPEPQGSPYVNSTATEQLQPIYENGEVSQMTWTKVDRVTWERENWVMSNSQT